One stretch of Salarias fasciatus chromosome 19, fSalaFa1.1, whole genome shotgun sequence DNA includes these proteins:
- the LOC115406980 gene encoding dr1-associated corepressor — protein MPGHIKKYSVRFSPKRIKKIMQRNTEIGRISMAVPVIISRALEIFLKSLLTETFLVTQSDFSSTVLVAHMRQCIESEKVFHFLRELAQRGKSAAAPGDKRGMNIWSFYREGRQEICVEKPSASAGVAARQMLDSLDTKSSSSESELYICL, from the exons ATGCCCGGACACATAAAGAAATACAGCGTACGGTTTTCTCCC AAGCGCATCAAGAAGATcatgcagagaaacacagagatcGGGAGGATTTCCATGGCGGTCCCGGTCATCATCT CTCGGGCGTTGGAGATATTCCTCAAGTCTCTGCTGACCGAAACCTTCCTGGTAACTCAGTCTGACTTCAGCAGCACCGTGTTGGTCGCTCACAT GAGGCAGTGCATTGAGTCAGAGAAGGTTTTCCATTTCCTCAGAGAACTGGCACAACGAGGCAAgtctgcagcggctccaggcGACAAGAGAGGGATGAATATCTGGTCCTTCTACAG GGAGGGACGGCAGGAGATCTGTGTGGAGAAGCCGTCGGCTTCGGCAGGAGTCGCAGCGCGACAGATGCTGGATTCTCTGGACACCAAGTCGAGCTCCAGC GAATCGGAGCTTTACATCTGCCTGTGA